One region of Octopus sinensis linkage group LG30, ASM634580v1, whole genome shotgun sequence genomic DNA includes:
- the LOC115226651 gene encoding uncharacterized protein LOC115226651, with protein MAKDQVLHKYMNDLSSLLTLNSHISLFELIEELVYTTEYGRYLQEYILDSSSPNKASTKCPLYKDCPDIQYKCIQVALTSLSSLDPESAAPEESFLLNDEFTSEMEKDMLSPIRTEDFS; from the exons ATGGCCAAG gacCAAGtgctacacaaatatatgaatgatCTCTCCAGTTTGTTAACCCTCAATAG cCACATTTCCTTGTTTGAGCTGATTGAAGAACTAGTCTACACCACGGAATATGGCAGATACCTACAGGAGTACATCCTCGATTCAAGTTCACCGAACAAAGCCAGCACAAAATGTCCGCTTTACAAAGACTGTCCGGATATCCAGTACAAATGCATCCAGGTGGCACTGACCAGTTTGAGCAGCCTAGATCCAGAGTCTGCTGCCCCTGAAGAGTCGTTCTTACTCAACGATGAATTCACTTCAGAAATGGAAAAGGACATGCTCTCACCGATTAGGACTGAGGATTTCTCATAA